The sequence TAACCACTATACCATTTGGTATATGTGTAGCACAAGCTACAACATTTTTCATCAAACAAGGCGTGACACTGAACCGAAAGATTGTTCACAATTTTGAGATTCCCCCTGCCTCAATTTTGCCTTAGTAGCTGTTGGAAAGGAGATTtctgttcttcatcttcatcttcatctgttCTTCCAGATAGTTTTCACCATTGATAGcctaaaaagcttgaaagctttgaattcaaatttgagttttcaaaaatcattatttgtttggattgagtgttgttaaaattcaaaaatcaatggGTCTCATCTCTATATTTTTTTAGAAGAAGAAGGAAtggagaagagaaagaaatgggagggggaaaacgATTGCTGGTTAGATCTTAGGAATTAAGGGGAGACAGAAACGTGGGATATATGGatacctttaattaaggagtaaaaacTGCCCATTAATTAGATCCTTAATTAAGTATGGTATATGATTGATAATTTGGTATACGGGTTTGTAATtaaatcaaaccttaaacattgagggtaataaggtttcctaTGTGGTATAGGAAAGTAAAAATTCCATTCTTTCTTAATATCTTTTGTGAGACCAGAAATAAAGAGACGTACCATACGACCATCCGTCATGTCGTCTATTATGTTGGCAATATTCTCAAACTGACTCTGAAAATCTGATACGGTGATGGACTGTCTGAGTTTTGCCAAGCGTCCCTCAGCTGGTTCTAACCCTTTCTGACGGAAACGAATCTGCACCTTTGCTGCAAAATGATCCTAATCCACCAGTTGTTTATTCTGAAAAAGCCAACGATACCATTCGAGAGCTGCTCCGTCCAAGTAGAAGGAGGCAATTGAGACCCTTTGATCCTCTGCTATGTGGTAAAAATCGAAGTAGCGATCTGCTTGAAAAATCCAGGCCTCCGGATTTTCACCACAAAACTGCCCTATCTCCACCGGACCTCTATGGCGAAGAATCGATGCTGCCGGAGGTTGGTCATCGTGTGGGTCTCTCCCATGGCGATGGCGAGTGACTTCCATTGTTGGGTCTCGATGTTGATTTCCCACCACTTCCAGTAACAATGAACAAATATCAGTAAGGATTGAATCCTTCACTCCCTGAACTGATTCTTCTACGAGAGACTTGAGTTTTTGGTCATCCATTTTAGACCTCTGGATGAAAGCACCAATGCTACAAATTCAAAATAGCAGAAGGGTGCAACTCAAAGAAGCAGAAAGTAGTACCACAACTGATTAAACTGAAAGTCGTTTACAAAGACAAAGCCGGATGAAATCTCTAAAGTAGAAATTACAATGAATACTGGAACTAGCAGTAACTATGATAAAGGAAGTAGAAGGAGGTGAGGAATACAGAAGAACTGGGAAGAGAAATAGAATCATTCATAACAACTAAATTTACTCCTCGCAATGCCGATTTCCTGGTGCTTTATACGGCTGCCCAATCAATTTTACACCTTGTCACGTGCATTTCCCTCTTTCCAGACATAGTCCTCAAGTCGTTTAGGTGGAATGATCATTTTAGAAGTCTTGCGTGGCATTCCCATGTGCTCTGCTTGCGTGGCTTCCACGTCATCTCTATTTTCATTCACAACAGGAGAAGTTTCAGTACCTGAATCTCCAATCCCTGGCCAAACAATTGGTGCTGGCTTTGGAGTTGGCTTATATGGAGCGACAACCATTGAACAACCTGTAACAGGACCACTTTTTCTGCCATTGTCAGACCAGTGAATATTTCTGCACCAACGTACATGTCATAAATATCATGCAACACACATCTGCGAATAGGTGACACGTCGTTTAGAAatgtaaggggtcgtttggtatgtgtataagaaggtataggggtgatataaaaatttaatattacCTTAATACCCTATTTGGTTAGCAAACCACTTATAGAGGATgggtaattagcaccggtataacttataccttcttcttagaaattatgcaattgtcatttttaatacaatataccaaacaatgaataaacaataatcccaacataacttatcccaacataacttataccggcataagccgtattccaaccaaacgacccctaagagtACAAAGACGACTGTAGAGGATTGCGCTTATTCATGCTTAGTTGCAAACTTGCAATCTTCTCCGGGTGTgcttgaataattttttttaatgtcaCATAAGTACTCTTTTGTGGCTTTCATTTCTGTTTATTTATAAAGTCAGAATAGATCATTGGGAGAGACTTGTCAGTACAAGAAAGCAGTTTGTAATGCAGCAGCGCTGCAACACTTAGTTTAGGATCACTTTCTTATTCCTTTTACACAGCTAGCCATTTTCTCATGAGATTACAAGTTTAACAGGCATTGAAACTATTTGAGAGCTCCTGTATGATATAAAGTTGCAAAGAGTGCCATGGGTTCGAACTTATTATATTGTTAAGGCTAAGGGTTCATATATGCTATTTGTTCTTATTTTAGATagtttttacatataaatttatgcTCCATCGAAAGTAATGGGTTCAAATGAACCTAGCATGGTTACGCTGGATCTGCTCCTGGTGCCCAGTGGCGGATTCAGGGGGCGGAAGAGGGTTCACCCGaacccccttcgccgaaaaattacacaGTATATATAAGGCAAGATTTGTTTTTAactttatatattaagttttgaatctCCTTAACACAACTCAAAAGTGAAGTTTAAAGTCAAGGAGGTTCAAAACTTTTATAAGGTCGTCGGTTTAATTCTCACTAGgtataaattttcttttttttaacccCCTTCTAAGATCCTTCCTCCGCCACAGCTGGTGCCATCGGTTTGTTGGACCAAATGTGAAAGACCGAAGTCTGATTTTGTCCCAAAAGCCAAAAGCAAAGCATTCACTAGAATTTTTATCAGTTCAAAGTACAACAATACTAACACACGGTACAACATTCTGGAAACTTATACTTTTCTGACAAAGAAAGTCAATTTGTCAAGAAAACATTTTTCTCTACTTGCTCATTTCCATTGCTCCAATGAGTTCTCTGACCATTTTACTTCATCCTTCTCCATTCTTATTTACCAATCCATCAAACTCAAAAACCACCATTTTCACTTTACACAACAGACCAAGAATCTTGATTCCTCAAGCTTCATTTTCGACTTCACCAAATTCTCCTCTTTGGACGATTTCAGAGATAGTCAAGGCTGTTAATGGCAGAATCATTAGGTGGGGTCCACCTGGAACAATCTGTACGGACACCAGAACACTTGAACCAGGACAATGGTTCCTCCCACTTGTTGGCCAAAACTTTGATGCCCACAATTTCATTACCCCTGAATTAGCCACTAAAGGCTGTGTTGGAGTGATTGGGAACTGGGTTTGTGAGGACTGGAACAATGGGTTTGTAAAAGTGGAGGATGATACTGTAAGTTCTTTAAAAAGTTTGGGTTTTTATGCAAGAAACAGGTTTACTGGTTGTTTAATTGGGTTAACAGGAAGTGTGGGAAAGACCACTACAAAGACTATGATAGCATTGGCTCTGAAGAGTGTTGGAAATGTTTATTACAGCCCAGGGAACTGGAACAATGAGATTGGGGTCGCGTTATCGCTTATTGGGATGCCGAGGGATGTGGGGTTTGGCGTTTTGGAGATGGGGATGAGCAAGAAAGGTGAGATCTTGGAACTGTCTAGGATGTGTAGGCCAAATGTAAGGGTGATTCTGAATGTGAGTGCTGCACATTTAGAGAATTTCGCCAACTTGGAGGAGGTTTCCATGGCGAAAGGGGAGATTTTAAGAGAAGCAATGCCGGGGGATGTGTGTGTATTGAATGGTGATGATCCTCTTGTCATGAGCCTCCCAGTTTCGGCTGGAGTTAAGAAGGTGAGTGTagttctttttatctttttattttatatcttgtTCTTTATATTGATTCTTCCTTAATGTATCGTATTGATACTTTAAATAtgatatttgttttgattataacttaaattttactgtattgtattgttaaatatATCGTTACATAACGAggaaaagtgccactttatgtaaaGACGGATCTGGTGTGGTCGTGTCGtaactttatttttttctctcatctagttcttccttattattaataatccttttttattatttatcGTACCTTTTTATGTATTAATTCTACCTcgtattcttctttttctatgtaatattgtaagtttattcttcatattgctggcGACAATATAATCTATCCAAATGTTGAAATAATATagtacgatacaatacaatacgatacattatgaaacgatatgtaacaaatatccaaacaagttgtaaggTGCTATTTGTCATATTGCTCATCTGGAAATGAAGACCTGTTGTAGTTCTTCAACTTAGCATCCCACAGGACCCTAAATAAGTGTTTTTAATTCTAAATGCATATTAACAGCTCTTATCGGAATAGTAATAAAGCACTTGAATTCGAATAGCATGTTTTTACACAATTACATTAGGACATTTGACTTGGTAGTTGTCAAATGTAAACATGAAATGCCACCATTTTCTACCTGCTTGACACCTCAAGGAGACCATTCTAATAATGTTATAAAGGGCAAATGGACCCTATTGTATCTGTCCAACTCTTCCGTCATCTCAAGCACACATATCCACCTCACTCATCACATCCCTGTTATTTGCTAGATACAGTTCTAGATTAGTAGATAAGAGCCAAAGAAACAAGGATCTGTTGCTTCTAATCTTTACGTATTGTGAAATTATTGTGGCTTGAAGTGtattttttgttatatttcttgattgctttttctcttttcttgctGAAGGTGGTATTTGGTCGAAAGTTAGGTTGTGATGTTCGTTTAGTTTCTTCAGAAATCAAACATGGAGGTCGCAGTATACAAGTTGTTTTAGAGGCGTTCAACGAGATGTAAGTTCATCAGCACTTTTCTCTGAGCATTCTGTAGAGCTTGCTATTTGGCGTTGGCATGAAATTGGAATTATTACACATCTAGGTTTGACAGAGTACTAAACTTTTAAGCATTTTCCCcttatatttttctcttttctaaaTTGTGGTAAAATATGGTTTTCTGCTATTGATGTTGATCGAATACATTTGGTGTTCCTTATCCAGAAGGGCTTCTTTGGTGTAACTTAGATGTTGTTAGTTACATGGAAAGCATGACAGATATCATTATCCCCTCCATTCATAGCTAATAGAGAAGatacttttgtatttttcacaTCTGTTGTTAATGCTGCACTCTTGACACTATTCTTGAAcaaaatcaacttgactttctttaaaaaatgtgtTCTGTAATTTAATGTGCAAGTTCAGTACTACCATAATTTAAAGAACATAGGCTGATGAAAATATGAAATATGGTGAGAAATTGTCTTATCAAGGAAATGCCTTTCTTCTTTTAGGTTATCTTAATCTGAAACATAATATAACTTGACTTTTTTATTGAAACAATTGATCCACTTGAAggctctctcttctctctctctcatttCTTACAAGATAGCCTCTCTTTTCTCCTTTTGGTTTTAGTTTTTCTAGGATTTCATTTCTTtggtgtgtgtgtggggggggggggggcatagTGTTTTTAAATGTAACTATACCGGCATGTTACATTCTGGTAATTCAAAGAGAAGATAGTAATTTATTCAGGAAaaagttatgaactttaagttgaTATTCTGTGAATAAATGATGAGAAACCCTTCAAAAGCCAAGGCCATCATTGAAGTGCAAAACTATGTATATTTCTAAAATTTCTCTGCATTATTTTAGGTTATTTGGAGTTCATCTGTATGTTCCTTCAACTGCAACTAACTACCTTTATATTCTTGTAAAAGTGTCATTGTTATTTAGTATTTACAGTTCTATCTATTTGACACGGCGGTGAATATTCAGGGTTAAATTCGTAATCTCCTGTCCTGGCCTGCATCTGGCCATAAATGCATGTGCAGCTGCTGCTGTGGCTACTGCACTTGGTGTTCCTCTTGCTCTAGCAGGAAAATCCTTATCCAGATTTACACCTGTTCACAGGAGATCAGAACTTGAAGTAGCTGAAAATGGGATTACAATAATAAATGATGTTTACAATGCAAGTCCAGCTAGTACTCAAGCTGCCATTGACTTGTTAAGAAACATGGACTGCAAAGGTAAACGAGTTGCTATACTTGGAGACATGCTTGAACTTGGTCCAATGGAAATCAACTTCCATGAGTTGATGCTACAGAGTTGCTGTGATGCGCACTTTGATGTAATTGCACTTGTTGGAACAAGGTTTATACGTGCAGCTGAGAGTATTGACTGTGCTCGGGAGATAAAAGTGGTATGCACCACTGATGCTCGCCAGATGGCTCctaaaattatcaattttttaAATAGTGGTGATGTCATCCTTGTCAAAGGCAGTTGTCACATAGGAATGGAAGTGATTGTAGATGCACTCAAGTCTATCCACTTTGGTGTCCCACGTGGGCCGGCTGAAGATGCTTTCTTCAGTTTAGTGTTGTGACGAATGAATCTAAAGATTGCAAAGCTTACAGGTGGTCCAGATGAACTGCCTCTTTGTGGATACTTTCTGCAACGTTAGCGCCAGAGGGTGTCAATAAAACCATACTTACTCCAGGAATGACACACCAGAAATCAGCTTATTGTTCAAGAAGTCACTTAAGGTAATGAGGCTTTTGAAAATACACTCCGTGAGTACTTTACTCACTTTGACTTCCTTAGGAGACTCGGGAAAATGTTCCAAGAGGAGACATAAGATTTATGTCTGTGAACCTGTGAAGCAAATGACAAATTTACCATTACGAGTATCAGAAGCACGTTGATTGAAATCCCAACGAAAATAAACGAGTAACTGAGTAAGAAGCGAAATAGAACGACGGAGATCAAGTTGCAGTTCAAACTATGAACTTGAAAGGCCATCCATTGCAAGATCTACCTCATTAATCTTATTCAACATCATCAACAAGGTTAAACCTCATTTTGGAAATTTGGTTTTTGGTGATTGCAAGCTTTTCGATCACACACTCTATGAGGTATCCATCATCATTGTCAAATGGATCAGACCACCAATTATTTTTGTTAAACTCAAATAGTTTAAGGAGCTAAGGATCGTGGTGATTAACCATGGCATCATCACGAGGCATGGTTTCAGAGAGGCAAACAAGGTAGCCGATAAATTGGCTACTCTGAGACATTCAACTGATGAAGTGTACATATACCACAGCTTTTGATATTCTGCGACGCCAGATTAGAGGCTCATTGAATGCCGATAGATGGCAACTTCCATCATTTCGAGTCAAAGGCTCATTGAATGCCGATAGATGGCAACTTCCATCATTTCGAGTCAAGAGGAGAAGCCAtcacttttttgttttttgaaggAAAGTTAGTTGAGCTAATGCCTCTAACTGGATTTATCTCGCTCACATCTTGTAAAGAAGGTTTTTGGTTATATCCCCCTTCTTCATTGTACTCATTTCAACGTGGCAATAAAATCGTGACTTGATTaaggggaaaaaaagaagaaaaaattacaGTTAGGCTATGTATATGGCTCATGATCATATACATTACATTTTATTTTATAGGATCGTATTATCATTTCCTTGTATGGGataactgggtttgttgttgttgttgttattgtattatgATTTCCTTTCTAAGAATCATATTGTACTTGAAGACTCATTAGTTTATTACTTGGGAGTATTAGTTTTAAGTCATTTTCCTTACACGCTTGctcaaaatataataatataaactTCAATACTTTGATAAATAAAACACCAGTAATTATAAGATGTAAATTCTGAAAGTTCTCAACTCTCTTGAAGGCATTTTCTCAAATTTACACTCATGTATTGTTCTATGTTAGTTCCAACGTGAAACATACTTTTATCCACTAGTAGCATAAAATATTCTTTAAATTTGAGTAGTAATAGTATTGCTActaataaaagtaaaataaattgaCTCTAACAGCTGACGTGGTAATTTCGAGATATAACATGTGATAAttccccacttgtgggattatactagatTTATTTGTGTAATAAAAGTAAACTAAATTGATTGACCGATATTTGTCACGTTCATatctttgtttatttatttgtttaaatcagCTTGTGCATACCTGGACTATTCCATTGAGTACCTGTTATTACCTACCAGTATGATGCCCAATAACTCTGCCCACAAAGTCTTAAACATATCCTTGTTTATTAACTAGTGCATCGGTGACTACTATTTTATTTAACCTGTTATATCATATTGTTATTTTATCTTTCAAATCGTTTAAATTTGAATTATTATACACAATTATCTGTAATTAGTTTTTAAATGATTTGATATTAAAAAAAGTACTACCGCCTACCAAAATAATAGctgataaatatatatttttgtataataatgtataaaataatatatttaatatatttgGCTAGGGAATGTAATTATTTTCGACCAAGTTGCCAAATGTGTTAAAAGCCTAACAAAGAAAAGGGTTATATACCGGAGAGCGTCTCTTCCCCTTTCGGTCCCCTACACTACACATCTCTGTTTTTTAACCTCTTCTCTTTTGATCTTCGCGGTGTACAAAAATGCAGGTAAGTTTCATAAAAATGCGTAAATCCTACTCCATATATTCAATTTCGATTATCATCTTTTTTGCTTCAAATTTCATTAATTAGTACCACGATTAAGCCCCGAAATTGTCTTACAAAACCCTAGTTTAGTTTTCTGTTCAGTATACGACTTTGGAATTTTCTTCTGTTCGCGAGTTCGTTGATTTTACAGTTAATTAACGAATTAATCCCTTTTTTCATAGTACAGGCTAGTGACAGGTTCAATATCAACTCCCAGCTTGAGCATTTACAAGCTAAATACGTTGGAACTGGACATGCCGACTTGACTAGATTGTAAGTTCCCTATGCATTTTTTGAAATAGATATTTATATCTGGTTTTGTCGAATATGGTTCCCTAGGTGTATTATTTATCATCTTTGTTTGACATTAATTGACTGTGTTTAGAGTTTATTATTTTCATTCTAATAGCTGTGGAGGATCTGATGTTTTGGATATTCTTTGTTCGGTTTAGTGAATGGGCAGTAAACATTCAGCGTGACAGCTATGCCTCTTATGTTGGACACTACCCAATGTTGGCGTATTTTGCCATTGCAGAAAATGAATCAATTGGAAGAGAACGCTACAATTTTATGCAGGTTTGTGCTTGTTAAAAATTCTTATCTTGTTTTCTTCAGTTCTTAATTAGCCTGCTTGCACAATGAATTGTTTCCTTAGTTTTATTGTTGACTTGCATAATGAGTGAATTAAGTGCTTTTAGCATACTGTTGTATGTTCTTTTACCAACTAGTTAATAGGACTCGCTGCTTTGTTGTTAAGATTATAGGTTGCGCAAGAGCAATCTTTTGTTGAAAAGACGATTTAGTTGCAGAATAAGTTGTAGCACCTTCTtggtgcccccccccccccctttttttttcgaATGAGGTGTGTGGTTAGATAGCAATTTATTTACAGAATAAGTTGTAGCACTTTCTTGGTCTAATGGTAAGAGTGTAGGGCTCTTCTGCATGATAGTTGCACATCACGAGTTTGAATCCTGCCACAAAAAAAGCATGGTagttaagtggagaagggtagaggagCAGCCATTACCCATCGAGTTTTGAACCGTGCGCCACTGGCGCTCGGGGTATCTCGGTTATCAAAAAAAGTTGTACTATTTCCAAACTCAATTTCAATATGATGAATGCATTCTTTGGCATAAATCTGATTAGTGCTTTCCATATATAATGCTAAGATTTTTGGTAAATTACTTCGTCTGTCCTAATTTATGGGCGGGtgtttcctttttagtctgtgaaataaaaaagatacttttctata is a genomic window of Nicotiana tabacum cultivar K326 chromosome 16, ASM71507v2, whole genome shotgun sequence containing:
- the LOC107769379 gene encoding uncharacterized protein LOC107769379 isoform X2 — protein: MSSLTILLHPSPFLFTNPSNSKTTIFTLHNRPRILIPQASFSTSPNSPLWTISEIVKAVNGRIIRWGPPGTICTDTRTLEPGQWFLPLVGQNFDAHNFITPELATKGCVGVIGNWVCEDWNNGFVKVEDDTVSSLKSLGFYARNRFTGCLIGLTGSVGKTTTKTMIALALKSVGNVYYSPGNWNNEIGVALSLIGMPRDVGFGVLEMGMSKKGEILELSRMCRPNVRVILNVSAAHLENFANLEEVSMAKGEILREAMPGDVCVLNGDDPLVMSLPVSAGVKKVVFGRKLGCDVRLVSSEIKHGGRSIQVVLEAFNEMRSELEVAENGITIINDVYNASPASTQAAIDLLRNMDCKGKRVAILGDMLELGPMEINFHELMLQSCCDAHFDVIALVGTRFIRAAESIDCAREIKVVCTTDARQMAPKIINFLNSGDVILVKGSCHIGMEVIVDALKSIHFGVPRGPAEDAFFSLVL
- the LOC107769379 gene encoding uncharacterized protein LOC107769379 isoform X1 translates to MSSLTILLHPSPFLFTNPSNSKTTIFTLHNRPRILIPQASFSTSPNSPLWTISEIVKAVNGRIIRWGPPGTICTDTRTLEPGQWFLPLVGQNFDAHNFITPELATKGCVGVIGNWVCEDWNNGFVKVEDDTVSSLKSLGFYARNRFTGCLIGLTGSVGKTTTKTMIALALKSVGNVYYSPGNWNNEIGVALSLIGMPRDVGFGVLEMGMSKKGEILELSRMCRPNVRVILNVSAAHLENFANLEEVSMAKGEILREAMPGDVCVLNGDDPLVMSLPVSAGVKKVVFGRKLGCDVRLVSSEIKHGGRSIQVVLEAFNEMVKFVISCPGLHLAINACAAAAVATALGVPLALAGKSLSRFTPVHRRSELEVAENGITIINDVYNASPASTQAAIDLLRNMDCKGKRVAILGDMLELGPMEINFHELMLQSCCDAHFDVIALVGTRFIRAAESIDCAREIKVVCTTDARQMAPKIINFLNSGDVILVKGSCHIGMEVIVDALKSIHFGVPRGPAEDAFFSLVL
- the LOC107769380 gene encoding uncharacterized protein At4g14342, with translation MQASDRFNINSQLEHLQAKYVGTGHADLTRFEWAVNIQRDSYASYVGHYPMLAYFAIAENESIGRERYNFMQKMLLPCGLPPEREDD